Proteins encoded in a region of the Ruegeria sp. AD91A genome:
- a CDS encoding N-acyl homoserine lactonase family protein, whose product MQAEGFVKGRPTELAVLNYGLFKVHSNGRIIGICGFVIRTEAGELILIDTGLPAKYATDTDAAVKEDRLFEFGEVLICGPDNLPEAQLAKLGIKPADVTLQICTHTHIDHVGGLGDFPASPILISAAERALRRPLYWGDVQPLEWPNRNYFEVEGDVEIGPGLTVLAAPGHAPGQIAMMVDLPSGAFLLTSDAISRSAEIDEKFAGSWDEQAAIASADRLMRLASQRDAFVIYGHCPEQWPELKKAPEFYR is encoded by the coding sequence GTGCAAGCAGAGGGATTTGTCAAAGGCCGCCCAACTGAACTGGCCGTTTTGAATTACGGACTCTTCAAGGTCCACTCCAATGGCAGGATCATAGGTATCTGCGGGTTTGTGATCCGCACAGAAGCCGGTGAGCTGATCCTGATCGATACAGGCCTTCCCGCAAAATATGCAACCGACACTGACGCGGCAGTGAAAGAAGACCGGTTGTTCGAGTTTGGTGAGGTTTTGATCTGCGGGCCCGATAATTTACCGGAAGCACAGCTTGCCAAATTGGGGATCAAGCCTGCAGACGTCACATTGCAGATTTGTACGCACACTCATATCGACCATGTTGGTGGCTTGGGTGATTTTCCAGCCTCACCAATCCTGATATCAGCCGCAGAACGGGCCTTGAGGCGACCGCTTTATTGGGGCGATGTCCAACCCTTGGAATGGCCCAACCGGAATTATTTTGAGGTTGAAGGCGATGTTGAAATCGGACCTGGTCTTACAGTGCTGGCAGCCCCCGGACACGCACCTGGTCAGATCGCCATGATGGTTGATCTTCCATCGGGTGCATTCTTGCTGACGAGCGATGCAATCTCCCGGTCCGCGGAGATCGACGAGAAGTTTGCGGGGTCCTGGGATGAGCAGGCCGCGATTGCAAGCGCGGACCGACTCATGCGTCTGGCATCCCAGCGGGATGCCTTCGTGATTTATGGACATTGTCCAGAGCAATGGCCTGAACTGAAAAAAGCACCAGAATTCTATCGCTGA
- a CDS encoding acetamidase/formamidase family protein — MGCNHTIHKHSHHFGWDNSIEPVLSVDPGETVEVETIDSSGGQLNPSSTLADLGALSFDAVNPVTGPIHIKGAEPGDTVAVSFLDFKPSGWGWTANIPGFGLLTDQFPDAALHIWKYDPVAMTAALFGPGGKVPLKPFVGTIGLALAEPGLHSVVPPRRVGGNLDIRDNCVGTTLYLPVEVAGGMLSLGDTHAAQGDGEICGTAIESPMDVAIKVDLIKGENLPFPRFETDGPVTRHFDNAGYKATTGIGEDLMQAARDAVSGMVDWISLTTGMSALESYMLCSVCGDLRISEIVDMPNWTVSFYFPKSVLD, encoded by the coding sequence ATGGGCTGCAACCACACCATTCACAAACACAGTCACCATTTTGGCTGGGACAACTCCATCGAACCTGTGCTGAGTGTCGATCCCGGTGAGACCGTCGAGGTCGAGACCATCGACAGCTCGGGCGGGCAGCTGAACCCGTCCTCGACCCTTGCCGATTTGGGTGCTTTGTCTTTTGACGCGGTTAACCCGGTCACCGGACCGATCCACATCAAAGGAGCCGAGCCCGGTGATACCGTCGCCGTCTCGTTTCTGGACTTCAAACCCTCTGGCTGGGGCTGGACCGCCAACATCCCCGGCTTCGGCCTATTGACAGACCAGTTCCCGGATGCCGCCTTGCACATCTGGAAATATGATCCCGTCGCGATGACCGCTGCCCTGTTCGGCCCCGGCGGCAAGGTGCCGCTCAAGCCGTTTGTGGGCACAATCGGGCTGGCGCTGGCGGAACCGGGGCTTCATTCTGTTGTGCCCCCGCGCCGCGTTGGGGGCAATCTGGATATCCGCGACAATTGCGTGGGCACAACACTCTACCTGCCAGTTGAGGTTGCAGGCGGGATGTTGTCGTTGGGAGATACCCATGCCGCGCAGGGGGATGGCGAGATTTGCGGCACCGCCATCGAAAGTCCAATGGACGTAGCCATCAAGGTCGACTTGATCAAAGGTGAAAACCTACCCTTCCCGAGGTTCGAGACCGACGGCCCCGTCACCCGCCATTTCGATAACGCCGGGTACAAGGCGACAACCGGTATCGGCGAGGATTTGATGCAAGCTGCCCGCGATGCAGTCTCAGGCATGGTTGATTGGATATCATTGACAACAGGCATGTCCGCGCTTGAATCCTATATGCTGTGTTCAGTCTGCGGAGACCTGCGGATCAGTGAGATCGTAGATATGCCGAACTGGACCGTGTCGTTCTATTTTCCGAAATCCGTGCTGGACTAA
- a CDS encoding branched-chain amino acid ABC transporter permease → MILNPSQKRGLVGAAILAAALIVIGLIVTYFGSRYQLRLVYSAFVNLLVVLAMQVFMGNARLTNLSHSAFMGIGAYVAAICVTPVTVKAISLPDAPWGLNAFSLDPVSSAVLAIVITAVLALIVGLFVVRLTGSGVTIFSLAVLVIVHSVFLYRTDIFKGNQAFFGIPQVFSLTSIVILSVIVVFVVRLFRESRWGIQLRACADDEVGAAAMGVNIRRLRLIAWVLSAVLLAVAGIAYAFFLGTISARPFYFNHVFLTLAMLILGGMRTVTGAVLGTFLISFGLECVRWLETGPVLLGVDLPEVLGLSGITLGVVIVLTMALRPGGIMGNNEIEDLVLKKQE, encoded by the coding sequence ATGATCCTGAATCCCAGTCAGAAACGCGGACTTGTCGGAGCTGCGATCCTGGCCGCTGCGTTGATTGTCATTGGCCTGATCGTGACCTATTTCGGTTCGCGTTATCAGTTGCGGTTGGTTTACAGCGCTTTTGTGAACCTGCTGGTTGTACTGGCGATGCAAGTATTCATGGGCAACGCGCGTCTGACCAACCTCAGCCACAGCGCGTTCATGGGCATCGGTGCCTATGTTGCCGCAATCTGTGTGACGCCTGTGACGGTCAAAGCCATTTCCCTGCCCGATGCGCCCTGGGGGCTGAACGCCTTTTCGCTGGATCCGGTGAGCTCGGCTGTTCTGGCTATCGTGATCACGGCGGTGCTGGCCCTGATCGTGGGGTTGTTCGTGGTACGGCTGACAGGATCGGGTGTGACCATCTTTTCCCTCGCCGTTCTGGTCATCGTGCATTCGGTCTTTTTGTACCGCACAGATATTTTCAAGGGAAATCAGGCGTTCTTCGGTATTCCACAGGTGTTTTCGCTGACTTCCATCGTGATACTGTCAGTAATCGTGGTGTTTGTTGTGCGCCTGTTCCGGGAAAGTCGCTGGGGCATCCAGCTGCGTGCCTGCGCTGATGATGAAGTCGGAGCGGCGGCAATGGGCGTGAACATCCGCAGGCTGCGTCTGATTGCCTGGGTTCTGTCGGCGGTACTTTTGGCGGTGGCCGGGATTGCCTATGCGTTTTTCCTCGGCACGATCAGCGCGCGACCTTTCTATTTCAACCATGTCTTCCTGACCCTCGCCATGCTTATCCTTGGGGGGATGCGGACGGTCACAGGGGCGGTACTGGGCACATTTCTGATATCCTTCGGTCTGGAATGCGTACGCTGGTTGGAAACCGGCCCGGTCCTGCTGGGCGTTGACCTGCCCGAGGTGCTGGGCCTGTCGGGTATCACCCTTGGAGTTGTAATTGTGCTGACAATGGCACTGCGCCCCGGTGGGATCATGGGTAACAACGAAATCGAGGACCTCGTACTGAAGAAACAGGAGTGA
- a CDS encoding branched-chain amino acid ABC transporter permease codes for MEYVTQQVMNALAFGAEYALIALGLAIVFSIMGLVNFAHGEVIAVGGYTMVAFAALALNNPFIVIGGAIAAAVLMSLVLERVAFRPVRYADPTTGLLTAFGVSIILQNVFLLVVSPRPVAVTSLYFLDWPVQLMGVQVSSLQVFEAVTTVLVIIGLMLFLKRTTLGLAMRAASLDFEMVRMVGVRSNRVFAVAFMVSGLLAGLACIFIMARRGSVDPHLGFNPVLKAFVACVVGGFGSLPGAVLGGFLLGAIEVAMLVLLPQEYGGMKDAFVFGIIALVLVWRPNGILSPPTEKGDKI; via the coding sequence ATGGAATATGTGACCCAGCAGGTTATGAACGCCTTGGCCTTCGGGGCGGAATACGCGCTGATCGCTTTGGGTCTGGCAATTGTCTTTTCGATCATGGGATTGGTAAATTTCGCCCACGGTGAGGTGATAGCGGTTGGCGGCTATACAATGGTGGCCTTTGCCGCGCTGGCGCTTAACAACCCGTTCATCGTCATCGGCGGGGCGATTGCCGCGGCGGTCCTAATGTCGCTGGTGTTGGAACGGGTAGCGTTCAGGCCCGTCCGCTATGCGGACCCAACGACGGGTTTGCTGACGGCTTTCGGCGTTTCTATCATCCTGCAAAACGTGTTTCTTTTGGTGGTGTCGCCCCGGCCCGTGGCCGTCACCTCACTTTATTTTCTGGATTGGCCGGTGCAACTGATGGGCGTGCAGGTGTCCTCGCTTCAGGTGTTCGAAGCAGTGACGACGGTATTGGTGATTATCGGCCTGATGCTGTTTCTCAAACGCACAACGTTGGGTCTGGCAATGCGCGCCGCCTCGCTGGATTTTGAGATGGTCCGCATGGTCGGCGTCAGATCGAACCGGGTATTTGCCGTGGCTTTCATGGTATCGGGTCTTCTGGCTGGGCTGGCATGTATCTTTATCATGGCGCGACGAGGGTCGGTCGATCCGCATCTGGGATTCAATCCGGTGCTCAAGGCTTTTGTGGCTTGTGTGGTTGGCGGCTTTGGCAGCCTACCAGGCGCGGTGCTCGGCGGCTTTCTTCTTGGCGCGATCGAGGTGGCCATGCTGGTACTATTGCCTCAGGAATATGGCGGCATGAAAGATGCCTTCGTCTTTGGCATAATTGCCCTGGTTCTTGTTTGGAGACCCAACGGCATACTGTCCCCCCCCACCGAGAAAGGGGACAAGATATGA
- a CDS encoding ABC transporter ATP-binding protein has translation MLKVENLIVTHGPIEAVHGISFAVDKGRCVSLLGPNGAGKTSTISALMGVARSSGRIAFHGADISALPVESRVQAGMSVAPEGRRIFSNLSVAENLVLGGATRPDRDGKEADITRWLETFPILGERRDQLAGTLSGGEQQMLAISRALMTRPKILLLDEPSLGLAPKIVSQIFQMIDQLKAEGMTILLVEQNATQALRLSDYAYLLNNGRIVAEGTKETLGQSSALMTELTGIA, from the coding sequence ATGCTGAAAGTAGAAAACCTGATAGTAACCCACGGCCCGATAGAGGCCGTGCACGGCATCTCTTTTGCCGTGGACAAAGGGCGCTGCGTGTCCTTGCTGGGCCCGAACGGGGCGGGCAAGACCTCGACCATTTCGGCGCTGATGGGCGTGGCCCGATCGTCGGGACGGATTGCGTTCCATGGGGCCGACATATCGGCCCTGCCGGTGGAATCCCGGGTACAGGCAGGCATGTCCGTGGCCCCCGAGGGGCGGCGGATTTTCTCGAACCTGAGTGTCGCGGAAAATCTGGTTCTCGGCGGCGCGACCCGCCCGGACCGCGATGGCAAGGAGGCCGATATAACCCGCTGGCTTGAAACCTTTCCGATCTTGGGTGAACGCCGCGACCAGTTGGCTGGCACTTTGTCCGGCGGTGAACAGCAGATGCTGGCCATCTCCCGTGCGCTGATGACCCGCCCCAAGATCCTGCTACTGGACGAACCCAGCCTCGGGCTGGCCCCGAAAATCGTCAGCCAGATCTTCCAGATGATCGATCAGCTGAAGGCCGAAGGCATGACAATCCTGCTGGTGGAACAGAACGCAACACAGGCGCTACGCCTGTCAGATTACGCCTATCTTCTGAACAACGGGCGAATCGTGGCGGAAGGTACTAAAGAGACACTGGGCCAAAGCAGCGCGCTAATGACAGAACTCACGGGGATCGCCTGA
- a CDS encoding ABC transporter substrate-binding protein, giving the protein MKKLTLTTLTAMSLALPAVAEDTIKIGLGVPMTGDLAIYSEYLGARCMADMINAEGGAGGKKIEVLVQDSAGDTQAAISLAQKFLDEGVVMLGTTPFSDTMIPVAQIAQPYGVSIFQPQSTQVEMHAGIVDNFFTGVSPDPFTATAAANYALSQGVKNVVLLTSDEGGSWSARTPLWFGDVIEEGGGKVLAKMNFSFGTSDWSPQIADMKALGEGIDAVYISSIMPDIGVLVRQLRSAGIDAWVVGSDGFDDPSLDAVAADDPSILDKVFFATLAPSHDESAVVKFMADCKELGHDVPGLFPATGADTVKAVAWAVETSGSSDPAVIAETIRNADSIPVMTVDSISFKDTKTYAQRTIPVIGFKDGKRVLISNEIPENTPRDWN; this is encoded by the coding sequence ATGAAGAAGTTGACCCTTACCACTCTGACCGCCATGAGCCTGGCGCTTCCGGCTGTAGCAGAGGATACGATCAAGATCGGGCTGGGTGTGCCGATGACCGGTGATCTGGCAATTTATTCCGAATACCTAGGCGCGCGCTGTATGGCGGATATGATCAATGCAGAAGGCGGCGCTGGCGGCAAGAAAATCGAAGTGCTGGTGCAGGATTCTGCAGGCGATACGCAGGCAGCGATCTCACTGGCGCAGAAGTTTCTGGACGAAGGTGTCGTGATGCTGGGCACCACGCCGTTTTCAGACACGATGATCCCGGTGGCGCAGATCGCCCAGCCTTATGGCGTGTCGATCTTCCAACCGCAATCCACGCAGGTCGAGATGCACGCAGGCATCGTCGACAACTTTTTTACCGGCGTATCACCTGATCCATTTACGGCAACAGCCGCCGCAAATTATGCGCTGAGTCAGGGCGTCAAAAACGTCGTTTTGCTAACCTCGGACGAAGGCGGTTCGTGGTCCGCGCGCACACCGTTGTGGTTCGGCGATGTGATCGAAGAAGGCGGTGGCAAAGTTCTTGCCAAGATGAACTTCAGCTTCGGAACATCCGATTGGTCTCCGCAGATCGCTGATATGAAGGCGCTGGGAGAAGGGATTGACGCCGTCTATATCTCGTCGATCATGCCCGATATCGGTGTTCTGGTGCGCCAACTGCGCAGCGCAGGAATCGATGCCTGGGTCGTGGGCTCCGATGGGTTTGATGACCCGTCTTTGGATGCAGTTGCTGCAGATGATCCGTCCATTCTGGACAAGGTGTTCTTCGCGACACTGGCCCCCAGCCACGACGAAAGCGCGGTGGTGAAGTTTATGGCTGATTGCAAGGAACTTGGCCACGACGTGCCCGGCCTGTTCCCGGCTACCGGTGCTGATACGGTGAAAGCCGTTGCCTGGGCGGTCGAAACCTCGGGCAGCTCCGACCCTGCGGTCATTGCTGAAACGATCCGCAATGCCGATTCCATCCCGGTTATGACGGTAGACAGCATTTCGTTCAAGGATACCAAGACTTACGCCCAACGCACGATCCCGGTGATCGGCTTCAAGGATGGCAAGCGGGTTCTGATCTCGAATGAAATCCCGGAAAACACACCGCGGGATTGGAACTGA
- a CDS encoding ABC transporter ATP-binding protein, translated as MLDLKGITKTFGGVHAIAGVSMSVASGEVRGLIGPNGAGKTTLVNLISGLLTHSAGSLSLDGEPLDRLRAHERAALGVARTFQNLRIFPSLSVAQNIDVARYSGRGAAIVEPAITEFGLSDKLNQSAGSLAYGQLRRLEIVRALALNPRVLMLDEPAAGMNEQETDALGRSLTWVRAHTDCAILVIDHDLKFIMSLCDRITVLNMGIVIAEGAPKEITKNQEVIDAYLGETDEQAA; from the coding sequence GTGCTTGACCTGAAAGGCATCACCAAGACTTTCGGCGGGGTCCACGCGATCGCGGGTGTGTCCATGTCCGTCGCCTCGGGTGAAGTGCGTGGCCTGATCGGACCCAACGGGGCGGGCAAGACGACGTTGGTGAACCTGATTTCGGGCTTGCTGACCCATTCAGCGGGCAGCCTGTCGCTGGATGGCGAGCCGCTGGACCGACTGCGCGCGCATGAACGCGCTGCGCTGGGGGTGGCACGGACTTTCCAGAACCTTCGGATCTTTCCCAGCCTCAGCGTCGCCCAGAATATCGACGTGGCCCGCTATTCCGGGAGGGGCGCTGCGATTGTGGAACCGGCAATCACGGAATTTGGCCTGTCGGACAAATTGAACCAAAGCGCGGGCTCGCTGGCCTACGGGCAGCTTCGCCGTCTTGAGATTGTGCGTGCGCTGGCCCTGAATCCGCGCGTCTTGATGCTGGATGAGCCCGCCGCAGGAATGAACGAACAGGAAACCGACGCTCTGGGCCGGTCGCTGACCTGGGTTCGGGCCCATACGGACTGCGCCATCCTGGTCATCGACCACGATCTGAAATTCATCATGTCGCTGTGTGACAGGATCACCGTTTTGAACATGGGCATCGTCATCGCCGAAGGCGCGCCCAAAGAGATAACCAAGAACCAAGAGGTTATCGACGCTTATCTTGGCGAAACCGATGAACAGGCCGCGTGA
- a CDS encoding isochorismatase family cysteine hydrolase, with amino-acid sequence MTLTRSVALIPPQSALVFIDVQNFSAHRDGAEFKDLPEAEFQRKYGWFFDQLNTRVIPNMQAIQAACRNAGVEVMYTNIESLTLDGRDRSLDYKITGFHVPKGSWDGKVIDQIAPVGDEIVLPKSSSSVFVSTHIDYILRNLGVRQVVLAGLVTDQCVESAIRDACDLGYLVTQVADACLTYTPERHENSLRTIKGYCRQVTTAELVEELSRA; translated from the coding sequence ATGACTCTGACTCGTAGTGTCGCGCTGATCCCGCCGCAGTCCGCGCTTGTGTTCATCGATGTGCAGAATTTCTCGGCCCACCGTGACGGGGCAGAATTCAAGGACCTGCCAGAGGCCGAGTTTCAGCGGAAATACGGCTGGTTTTTTGATCAGCTGAACACCCGCGTGATCCCCAACATGCAGGCCATTCAGGCTGCCTGCCGCAATGCCGGGGTCGAGGTCATGTATACCAATATCGAAAGCCTGACACTGGACGGGCGCGACCGGTCGCTGGATTACAAGATCACCGGCTTTCACGTTCCCAAGGGCAGTTGGGATGGAAAGGTGATCGATCAGATCGCACCCGTGGGGGATGAGATCGTACTGCCCAAATCCTCATCTTCGGTCTTTGTGTCCACGCATATTGACTACATCCTGCGCAATTTGGGCGTCCGGCAGGTGGTTCTGGCAGGCCTTGTCACTGATCAATGCGTCGAGAGCGCGATCCGGGATGCTTGCGATCTGGGCTATTTGGTGACGCAGGTCGCCGATGCGTGTCTGACCTATACGCCCGAACGCCATGAAAATTCCCTGCGTACAATCAAAGGCTATTGCCGGCAGGTCACCACCGCCGAACTGGTCGAGGAGCTGTCGCGTGCTTGA